Proteins encoded by one window of Chryseobacterium aquaeductus:
- a CDS encoding YggS family pyridoxal phosphate-dependent enzyme, translating to MSIQENYNKIKNQLPSIVQLVAVSKTHPVSVIQEVYDLGQKVFGENKVQELVEKYPLLPKDIQWHLIGHLQTNKVKYIAEFIDTIQSVDSEKLLNEINKEAGKHNRKIKVLLQVKIAEEETKFGLEIEEARKLFQKFVDGEFSHIEITGLMGMATFTEDKNQITREFDTLKNIFDDLSQNKTLFTLSMGMSDDFPIAIASGANSVRVGSAIFGNRDYSK from the coding sequence ATGAGTATTCAGGAAAATTACAACAAGATAAAAAATCAACTTCCGTCTATAGTTCAATTAGTGGCGGTTTCAAAGACACATCCCGTTTCAGTGATTCAGGAAGTTTACGATCTGGGACAGAAAGTTTTTGGCGAAAATAAAGTTCAGGAATTGGTCGAGAAATATCCTTTGCTTCCAAAAGATATTCAATGGCATTTGATTGGGCATCTTCAGACGAATAAAGTAAAATACATTGCAGAATTCATAGATACCATTCAAAGTGTAGATTCAGAAAAGCTTTTAAACGAAATTAATAAAGAAGCCGGAAAGCACAACCGAAAAATCAAAGTATTGCTTCAGGTGAAAATTGCGGAAGAAGAAACGAAGTTCGGATTGGAAATTGAGGAAGCAAGAAAATTGTTTCAGAAATTTGTTGATGGTGAATTTTCCCACATTGAAATCACAGGACTGATGGGAATGGCAACTTTTACTGAAGATAAAAATCAAATTACTAGAGAATTTGATACTTTAAAAAATATTTTTGACGATCTGAGCCAAAATAAAACTCTTTTTACATTATCGATGGGAATGAGTGATGACTTCCCTATTGCAATAGCTTCAGGAGCCAATTCTGTACGTGTAGGTTCGGCAATTTTCGGAAATCGCGATTATTCAAAATAG
- a CDS encoding sigma-54-dependent transcriptional regulator has product MQKILIVEDEKAISGVLQSILSDELTEYEFVIAEDGLEGYKLIEKEDFALVISDIKMPKVSGTELLKQSLALKPESTFIMISGHADIDSAVSCLRDGAYDFISKPIDINRLITSVKNALMKETLKKENKNLQTENKTLKKKVSKKYQMIGESAGLKKIQSMIEKVSASDARVLITGPNGAGKELVAHAIHNMSERSRGPMVEVNCAAIPSELIESELFGHVKGSFTGAIKDKQGKFEQANCGTIFLDEIGDMSLIAQAKVLRALQESKVSPVGSDKEIKVDVRVLAATNKNMAVEIEAGRFREDLYHRLSVIEIYVPSLDERKEDIKLLVEHFAGMISDEHGTALKKFDDSAIEALKSLSWTGNIRELRNVVERLIILGGATVSEEDVASFVRK; this is encoded by the coding sequence ATGCAAAAAATCCTTATTGTAGAAGACGAAAAAGCAATCTCCGGTGTACTGCAAAGTATTCTTTCGGATGAACTCACTGAATACGAATTTGTAATCGCCGAAGATGGGCTAGAGGGTTACAAATTGATCGAAAAAGAAGATTTCGCATTGGTGATTTCAGATATTAAAATGCCAAAGGTGTCAGGTACAGAGCTTTTAAAGCAAAGTCTTGCTCTGAAACCGGAATCTACTTTTATCATGATCTCAGGACATGCAGATATTGATTCTGCAGTATCATGCTTACGAGACGGTGCATACGATTTTATTTCAAAACCTATCGACATCAACAGACTGATCACAAGTGTGAAGAACGCTTTGATGAAAGAAACGTTGAAAAAAGAAAATAAAAATCTTCAGACAGAAAATAAAACCCTAAAAAAGAAAGTCAGCAAAAAATACCAAATGATTGGTGAATCTGCCGGTTTGAAGAAAATTCAGAGCATGATTGAAAAGGTTTCTGCTTCAGATGCAAGAGTATTGATCACAGGACCCAACGGTGCAGGAAAAGAATTGGTGGCTCACGCTATTCACAATATGAGCGAAAGATCAAGAGGTCCAATGGTTGAAGTAAACTGCGCTGCAATTCCTTCTGAACTGATAGAATCTGAACTTTTCGGTCATGTAAAAGGCTCATTTACTGGTGCTATTAAAGATAAACAAGGAAAATTTGAACAGGCCAACTGCGGAACTATTTTCTTAGACGAAATCGGTGATATGAGTTTAATCGCTCAGGCTAAAGTTTTGAGAGCCTTACAGGAAAGCAAAGTTTCGCCTGTGGGTAGTGACAAAGAAATTAAGGTGGATGTAAGAGTTTTGGCTGCAACCAATAAAAATATGGCAGTTGAAATTGAAGCCGGAAGGTTCAGAGAAGATCTGTATCACAGACTGTCAGTTATCGAAATCTACGTTCCTTCTCTGGATGAGAGAAAAGAAGACATTAAATTGTTGGTAGAGCATTTTGCAGGAATGATTTCTGACGAGCACGGTACCGCTTTGAAAAAGTTTGATGATTCTGCAATTGAAGCTTTAAAATCACTTTCTTGGACTGGAAATATCAGAGAACTGAGAAATGTGGTAGAAAGATTAATCATTCTTGGTGGAGCTACGGTTTCTGAAGAGGATGTTGCAAGTTTTGTAAGAAAATAA